A single region of the Maniola jurtina chromosome 21, ilManJurt1.1, whole genome shotgun sequence genome encodes:
- the LOC123876179 gene encoding protein kibra translates to MPRRRNGEIPLPDGWDYARDFDGKLYFIDHNSRKTTWIDPRDRYTKPQTFADCIGNELPLGWEEAYDPQIGPYYINHVNQVTQLEDPRLEWLGIQEAMLRDYLHTAQEALEAKREMYDVKKQRLCLAQDEYKHLNNALSTLAASRTSLCSSTTSVTTTSTTSRHDPELLRSEVTQARGRVAQLRKELRQARAEVASARRGVDTLVEVEQKLSANQGCYNITEAQAIMTELKNIQKSLTSGEKERADLMQSLAKLKDDLTRLQLADASPDLSTLSLPQEKLSTASQTDLCADLVPIGTRLAEMARVRLQYDDARKRIQQIQQQLADLEDKVQPGQAESDKDRLLLFQEKEQLLRELRSKTPRTRSKQEMSDIQSECKRLEQDLKNAFEMSNKCIADRLRLHEEKQLLLQQLKDALTSMTTLEGQLKTLSASTLSVSSSSSLGSLSTASSKGSLSSGISFTDIYGGPQIASTFQADKPIDMVDLHRRVERLLRGASFNADSATPGTSSSPSQPSLSPRSSLSSSSPPPPPPSYSQVERQRRQQRELEEKLAEMRIGVATGLNEVTGLATIPVQLQGPGRPCEPLSPISETPPPPLSPRTPSSSGTNTRSVSAAVSDESVAGDSGVFEAAQAGDASNAVNSAQIEIKLRYCSDESALEIGILRARNLHALYIDMGTEVAVRGALVVGGGGGVAFSTTALAWRGATLLWRKNQRASLGPRALRAATLQLNLAAGAECLGCAQVSLADFDPENVSQKWYNVLSFRSMRRDESSDESTVISSQTSTLTRNRGPESMTGAECNVDCGDNSASEDEESREPLNQIVEEDSFEDYIPEEDIPLEDEYLHPPTAEKETNTECNFCPEGRQLHRRKSQQVSSNPEESLATIKRSQTFSPQPQGIGKGQYICRLNRSESDSSMAQYARRVTLQPPPVGIPFDRSVRERRSLRWGRGRGVAARRAPTTRSKSARTSLDLSLDLRAQHTRLADLRQEISHLTQLKKRLEEACARGDPAVAAWVAEDETLRRLISAPAESGDRVSRLFHRTCREIYRLRKSRQGGRKPDLVTFKEKMAFFTRQKSTVPLPDEEGDLSEDDWEELEERRTPDGRSSKTSYELRNPGTSQEPIVECKNPCIPEPCYENLPVKKEEDEEKTEDVSYDFVVDRVLGVQV, encoded by the exons GCAAAGCGGGAGATGTACGATGTGAAAAAGCAGAGGCTGTGTCTGGCGCAGGATGAGTACAAGCATCTGAACAACGCGCTATCTACCCTTGCCGCGTCTCGGACTAGCT TATGCTCGTCGACGACATCCGTGACTACGACATCAACGACGTCACGTCATGACCCGGAGTTGCTGCGTTCTGAGGTGACGCAGGCGCGCGGGCGGGTTGCGCAACTCAGGAAGGAGCTGCGACAGGCGAGAGCTGAGGTTGCGAGCGCAAGACGAGGAGTTGATACTCTTGTTGA AGTCGAACAAAAGTTGAGCGCTAACCAGGGATGTTATAACATCACCGAAGCTCAGGCGATAATGACTGAGCTGAAGAACATCCAGAAATCTCTTACGTCAGGGGAAAAGGAGAGAGCAGACCTCATGCAATCACTCGCCAAGCTAAAGGATGACTTAACAAGGCTGCAATTAGCAGACGCCTCTCCCGACCTTTCAACATTAAGTTTGCCCCAAGAAAAACTAAGCACTGCCTCCCAAACAGATCTTTGTGCGGACTTAGTCCCAATCGGAACTAGATTAGCAGAAATGGCGCGGGTTCGCCTTCAATATGACGACGCTAGGAAAAGAATACAACAAATTCAGCAACAATTAGCCGATTTAGAAGACAAAGTCCAACCGGGACAAGCCGAATCAGACAAAGATCGACTCTTACTATTCCAAGAAAAGGAACAGCTTTTAAGGGAGCTAAGGAGTAAAACTCCAAGAACGAGATCGAAACAGGAGATGAGCGATATACAATCCGAATGCAAGAGATTAGAGCAGGACTTGAAAAATGCATTCGAAATGTCCAATAAGTGTATAGCAGATAGATTGAGGCTACATGAAGAGAAACAATTGTTGTTACAGCAGTTGAAAGATGCTTTGACGTCTATGACGACGCTAGAAGGGCAATTGAAGACGTTGTCAGCGTCTACCTTGTCTGTATCGAGCAGTTCGAGTTTAGGGTCTCTTTCTACTGCGAGTAGTAAAGGATCTTTGAGCTCGGGTATAAGCTTTACTGATATCTACGGCGGGCCGCAGATAGCCAGTACGTTTCAAGCGGACAAACCTATTGATATGGTGGATCTTCATAGACGAGTCGAACG GTTACTTCGAGGAGCCAGTTTCAACGCGGACAGTGCAACGCCCGGTACAAGCAGTTCTCCTTCTCAGCCTTCTCTATCGCCGAGAAGCAGTCTATCGTCCTCTAGTCCACCACCTCCCCCACCTTCTTATAGCCAG GTGGAAAGACAAAGGCGACAGCAGAGGGAACTGGaagaaaagctagcagaaaTGAGGATAGGTGTCGCGACAGGGTTGAACGAAGTCACTGGACTAGCAACCA TCCCCGTACAACTTCAAGGCCCTGGTCGGCCGTGCGAGCCTCTCTCTCCAATCTCCGAAACGCCACCTCCACCGCTCTCACCAAGAACTCCCTCATCTAGTG GTACAAATACTAGATCGGTGTCGGCAGCAGTGAGCGACGAATCGGTGGCGGGCGACTCCGGCGTGTTCGAGGCCGCGCAGGCCGGGGATGCTTCCAACGCTG TGAACAGTGCCCAAATTGAGATCAAATTGCGTTATTGTTCCGACGAGAGCGCGTTAGAAATTGGCATCCTGAGGGCGCGTAACCTTCACGCCTTGTACATCGATATGGGGACTGAAGT GGCAGTCCGTGGGGCGCTAGTAGTTGGCGGAGGTGGCGGGGTCGCCTTCAGTACAACGGCGCTGGCGTGGCGCGGCGCAACTCTGTTGTGGAGAAAGAATCAAAGGGCTTCGTTAGGTCCAAGGGCTCTCAGAGCCGCTACCTTGCAGCTGAATTTGGCTGCCGGAGCTGAGTGTTTG GGTTGTGCACAAGTTAGTTTGGCGGATTTCGACCCGGAGAATGTGTCCCAGAAGTGGTACAATGTGCTGAGCTTCAGAAGTATGAGAAGGGATGAAAGTTCTGATGAATCTACCGTCATATCTTCGCAGACGTCTACTCTCACTAGGAATAGAG gTCCTGAGAGTATGACGGGTGCGGAGTGCAACGTGGACTGTGGAGACAATTCAGCTTCCGAAGACGAGGAGTCCAGAGAACCACTAAATCAG ATAGTAGAAGAGGACTCATTCGAAGACTACATTCCTGAAGAGGACATACCCTTAGAAGATGAGTACTTACATCCCCCCACCGCGGAAAAAGAGACCAACACCGAATGTAACTTCTGTCCAGAAGGGAGACAACTGCATAGAAG GAAAAGTCAACAAGTTAGCTCAAACCCCGAAGAGTCGTTAGCGACTATAAAACGATCTCAGACGTTCTCACCGCAACCTCAGGGCATCGGCAAAGGGCAATACATTTGCAG ACTAAATCGTTCGGAGTCTGATTCCTCGATGGCGCAGTACGCGAGACGGGTGACGTTACAGCCTCCACCTGTGGGCATTCCCTTCGACAGGAGTGTTCGAGAGAGGAGGTCCTTGAG ATGGGGCCGCGGTCGAGGCGTCGCTGCCCGCCGGGCGCCTACCACGCGGTCCAAGTCAGCAAGAACCTCCCTCGACTTGTCTCTGGACTTGAGGGCGCAGCACACTCGCCTGGCTGACCTGAGGCAGGAGATCTCTCATCTCACGCAGCTAAAAAAGAG ATTAGAAGAAGCCTGTGCTCGAGGCGACCCAGCAGTAGCCGCGTGGGTGGCTGAAGACGAAACTCTTCGGCGACTCATTTCAGCACCAGCGGAATCCGGAGACAGGGTTTCCAGACTCTTCCACCGTACTTGTCGAGAGATCTACCGCCTGAGGAAGTCCAGACAGGGAGGCAGGAAACCGGATCTGGTCACCTTCAA AGAAAAGATGGCATTCTTCACTCGCCAAAAATCGACAGTGCCACTACCAGACGAAGAAGGCGACCTTTCCGAGGATGACTGGGAAGAGCTGGAGGAAAGGCGTACCCCAGATGGCCGCTCCTCAAAAACCTCATACGAGCTCCGCAACCCAGGGACCAGCCAAGAACCGATAGTGGAATGCAAGAACCCGTGCATCCCTGAACCATGCTATGAGAACTTGCCCGTGAAGAAGGAAGAAGATGAGGAGAAGACTGAGGATGTGAGTTATGATTTTGTTGTGGACAGAGTTCTGGGTGTTCAGGTCTAA